Genomic DNA from Pseudomonas helmanticensis:
GGACGCGATGCAGGCCAGTGGCTGGTTTGTCGTGCTGGAACGCGAAGGGCTGCAGAACCTGTTGACCGAGCGCAAGATCATTCGCGCCTCGCAGAAGAAGCCGAATACGCCAGTGAATATTCAGGGTGAGCTGCCACCGTTGCAGGCGGCGAACATGATGCTCGAAGGCGGGATCATCGCTTATGACACTAACGTGCGCAGCGGTGGGGAAGGGGCGCGGTATCTGGGGATTGATCTGTCGCGTGAATATCGAGTGGATCAGGTGACCGTTAACTTGCGCGCGGTGGATGTACGTAGCGGGCAGGTGTTGGCGAATGTGATGACCAGCAAGACGATTTATTCGGTGGCGCGCAGTGCGGGGATTTTCAAGTTTATCGAGTTCAAGAAGTTGCTTGAGGCTGAGGTTGGGTATACGACGAATGAACCGGCGCAGTTGTGTGTGTTGTCGGCGATCGAGGCGGCGGTGGGGCATATGGTGGCGCAGGGAATTGAGCGGCATTTGTGGCAGGTGGCGGGGGACGCTTCTACGCCTGGGCAGGATGATGTTTTGAATCGGTATTTGACTCAGAACAAGATTGATCCTGAGGCCGAGTGAACGTGGCGGCCTTCGGGCCGACCAGGTTCTGGTTGGGTGGTGAGTTCTGGTTGACTGGGTGCATATCCGTTGCTGCGGTAATGGCTGCTTAGGGTTCCGCCCTTACGGCGGGTCACTTTTTCCAGACGCCGAAAAAGTAACCAAAAAGGCTTGCTCCTACGTGCGGCCCGCTCGCTAAGGCTCGGGGTTCCTTCGCTCCGGGATCGATCCGGGCGCAGCGCCTACGGTTTGCTGCGCTGCACCTCCTCTCGCTGTATTTGGCTGCGCCAAACGGTCGCTGCGCTCCCACCCCCGGATCAATCCCTTCACTCAGCCTTCCGACGTCGCTAGTGGATCAAGATCAAGGGCTGCAGCCGAGCTTGCGCTCATCCTGCGAGTGGGGCGGCTGCGCCGCGAATTCCATGTAGGAGCTGCCGAAGGCTGCGATCTTTTGATCTTGCCTTTGCAGGAGCAAAGCCCGCTCGCGAATGCTACCTGACAGCCAACCCATCCCTGGCTGACCGCTCACGATCCAACTGTAGGAGTGAGCCTGCTCGCGATGGCAACCTGGCAGCCAACCAATCCCTGGAAGATTGACTCAATTGCGTGGGAACCGGCCCGCCAGCAATAACGACCCCCAACCTCCCCAAACATTTGGATCTCCACCCCGGAATGTTAGGCTCCCCCCAATCCCTGCATTCTGTGAAGGAAGGCTTATGTTGAAGGTGTTCGCTCTACTGACGCTGCTGGCGTCTACCGCCGTTCAGGCGCAAACCACGCTGCAATCCGATCTCCCGCTGAAGTACCTCGAGCAGGTTCACCCTGACGCCGAGCCGCGGCCGTTGGTGATTTTTCTGCACGGCTACGGCAGTAACGAAGCGGATCTGATCGGAATGAAATTCCAGCTTCCGGCGCAGTACAACTATCTGTCGGTGCAGGCGCCATTGTCGTTGGGCGAGGATCGCTATCAGTGGTTTCGCAAGAAGGGCGAGGGCGCTTACAACGGCGAGACGGATGATTTGCAGGCCAGCGGGCAGAAGCTGCGCGACTTCATTGCGCAGGCGGCGAAGAAGTATCACGCTGCGCCGGACAAGGTCTACCTGATCGGTTTCAGCCAGGGCGCGATGATGACGTACGAGGTCGGTTTGCGTGCGCCGGTGGCGGTGGGCGGGATTGCGGCGTTGAGTGGGCGTGTGTTGCCGGTGTTGAAAAACGAGTTGAAGGCTGAGCGACAGCCGCTGCCGCTGCACATCTTTATCGGCCACGGTACCGCCGATGATCGTGTGCCGTATCACGACGGCACCGCGGCCAATGACTTGCTGCAAAAGCTTGATTACAAACCCGAGTTCCACGCTTATCCCGGTATCGGCCACAGCATCAGTGCGGCCGAACTGCGGGATTTGAATGGCTGGTTGCAGCAACTCAATCCTTGAGGATGGTTTTAACCACGGCATCGTGACCTTTCTTGTCGCTGGCGCGGGAGATCACCTGAACCAGCGCCATTTTTGTGCCGGAGCCGGCCATCAATGTGGTGTTGAGGGTCTGGCCGCCGCCTTGGGTGGCGGTGCTGTCGACCTGGCGCAGGCCGAGGCCGGTGCCTTTCTGGGTCAGGCTTTTTTCGCTGAGTTTGTTGAAGTCCGGCAGGGCTTTGCGCTGGTCTTCGATGAAGCTCGCGACGCTGCCGTCGAGGAATTCGCCGTCGTTGTCCTTGACGTTCTGGCCTTCGGCGATCTGGTTTTCGGCGGCGATCACCACGGTTTTGGTGGACTCGTTCGTATACATCGTGCCGGTGGCGCCGCCGGGGCTCGCCGGTAACGGATCAGCCACAAAGCCTTTAGGCAGAGTGAACGTGAACTTGCCGCCGAGCAGCGAGACTTGCTCGGTCGTGGTTTTTTCCTTGGCTTTGGCAGCCTGAGCGTTGATGGCGCCGAGACCGGCGACGGCCGCCAGCAACACGATGACGGCTTTCTTGCTCAACAATGACATTCGAATCTCCGAGGGATGGACGCGCTAGGCGGGCGATCATCCCACGCAGCACGCTGTCACTCCAGCGCGGTTCGTCAGGGTTACTGTGCCTGCTGCTGTTTCGCCACCGGCCGGGCCAGCAGTTGCCGGGTCACGCCGAGCATGGCCACGGAGACGGCCACGCCGACCGCGAATCCGCTCAGTCCCAGGGTGGGCAGGGTCAATGCCGCCACCAGGCAGAACGCCGAAAACGAATACATACCCGTCGCGGTTGCCCGTAACAGCACGGCAGTAAACGCCGGGCCACGGGTTTGCTGGGAAAACACCGCCATCACGCTGCCGAGCACCGGGAACACCGCGAGCAGGCCGCTCCAGCGTTCGCCGACGGTGCTGGCCAGCAGGGTCACCAGCAGCGTCAATGCGGCGCCGGCAATCATTCGCCAGATCAGTTTGTCCGACTTCGGCGCCGGGCCACTGAGCACCGGCTGCACGTCGGGAAACAGGTACGGCGCCGCCAGCAGGGCGATCGCTGCGGCGGCTATCGAGAACGGCAGCGACGTCGGAAGCAACGACAATACCAAGGCCAACAGCGCCCAGACCGACAGCGAAATCACCAGCGCCCAAGGCCAGTTTGCCCGTTGCGCGACCTGCGCGTAGGTGATGCAGAAGGCAATCATCGCGAACATCGCCGACAACGCCGCCACGGCCGATTGCGCGGCAAACTGTGGGCCCTGTTCGATGGCAAGGAAAAACAGAATCGGCCCGACCACCACCGGCAATCCCGACAGCCATCCGGCCACGCTGGGTCCCCAGCGCTTGCCAGCGAGGGAAATCAGCAGCAGAAAACCAGGAATCAGCAGCAGTTTGAGAATCAGCACGCGCAAACCTCCGTCGGACGAGTGAGGGCCACGTTAGCATTGCCGCCGGCAGATTGCTGCATTGTCAGACAGAAATTGTATACAAAACTATAGCGATGAAGCCGGCTATGCTCTGATTATCAGGGCTTGCCGGAGTCGCTACCGCGATGAACAGAACACCCAAGGTGTTGCGTGGATGCTGCGGCATCGGCTTGTGGGCCTTGTTGTTGACGCCGACGTGGGCCAATTGGCAGGACGCGGTGCCTGGTGCGCAGATCATCGGTTCCGGCGACTTCAGCGTGTTCGGTTTCGATGTGTACAACGCGCGGCTGTGGAGTGCCGCGCGACCGTTGGCCGAGGGGCAGCCGTTTGCCCTGGAGCTGATTTATCGCCGCAGCATCTCGCGCGAGGACCTGGTGAACGCCAGCGTCGACGAAATCAAACGCTTGGCCGGCGCCAACGTCAGCCCCGCGCAACTGGCCGGCTGGCAGATCCAGATGCAGCAATCGTTCATCGATGTGCAGGCCGGCACGCGGATTACCGGGGTGTATCTGCCGGGGCAGGGCGCGCGGTTTTTTGTCGGTCAGCAGTTGCAGCATGAAATCGATGATCCGTTGTTTGCCCGGGCGTTCTTCAGTATCTGGCTTGATCCGCGCACACGCAGCCCCGAATTGCGGGAGCAGTTGTTGGGTGTGAATCGCTAAGGTCAAAAGATCGTCCGAACGCGGCCCGAGCCTCCGGCAGCTCCTACATTTGAAATGCGTACCCTGTAGGAGCTGCCGCAGGCTGCGATCTTTTGATCTTCTAGCCAGCAACTGAAACGTCTAAGCTGCATCTTTCCGACTTGTTTCTGGATGTGTGCGTGAAATTCAGTTTGCCCAAAATCGCCACCGCGCCGTTTTGTCCGCCGGAAGTGGCCGGCAGCGTCGCGGTGGATCCGAGTGCCCCATTCTTCAAGCGCGTGTTGCGTTTCGCCGGCCCCGGTTTGCTGGTGTCGATCGGCTACATGGATCCGGGCAACTGGGCGACCGCCATCGAAGCCGGTTCGCGTTTCGGTTACAGCCTGTTGTTCGTGGTGTTGCTGGCGAGTCTGGCGGGCATGGTCGTGCAATGTCTGTGTTCGCGCCTGGGCATCGCCACCGGACGCGATCTCGCGCAGCTGTCGCGCGAACGCTACAGCACGCCGGTCGCCCGCTTGCAGTGGGTGTTGGCGGAGATTTCGATCATCGCCACCGACCTTGCCGAAGTGCTCGGTTGTGCGCTGGCGTTTCACTTGTTGCTTGGCTGTTCGCTGACCTTCGGCATTGCCCTGACGGCGTTCGACACCTTGCTGGTACTAGCCCTGCAGAACCGTGGCTTCCGCCGACTGGAAGCGATCATGCTGGTGCTGGTCGCGACCATCGGCGTGTGTTTTTTCGTTGAGCTGATGCTGATCAAACCCTATTGGCCGGACGTCTTTCAAGGTTTCAAACCCTCTCTGTCAGCCATCAGCGATGCCGCGCCGTTGTACCTGGCCATCGGCATTCTCGGCGCGACGGTGATGCCGCATAACCTCTACCTGCACACCTCGATCGTGCAGACGCGCATGATCGGCAAGGATCTGGCCAGCAAGCAGGACGCTGTGAAGCTGGCGCGCATCGACACCATCGGTTCGCTGGCGCTGGCATTGCTGGTCAACGCGGCGATTCTGATTCTCGCGGCAGCGGCGTTTCATCAGTCGGGGCATACCGAGGTGGTCGATATCCAGGACGCCTATCACTTGCTCGATCCGCTGGTTGGTGGGGCATTGGCCAGCGTACTGTTCGGCGTGGCCTTGCTCGCCTCGGGGCAGAGTTCAACCTTCACCGGCACCATCGCCGGCCAGGTGATCATGGAGGGTTACCTCAACCTGCGGATTCCGTGCTGGCAGCGGCGCCTGATCACCCGGGGGCTGGCGCTGATTCCGGCGTTTATCGGCGTGTGGCTGATGGGCGATAACGCGGTGGGCAAGTTGCTGGTGCTGAGTCAGGTGGTGTTGAGTTTGCAGCTGCCGTTCGCGTTGTATCCGCTGATCCGCATGACCAATGACCAACAGCTGATGGGGCCGTTTGTGAATCGGCTGCCGACGCGGGTGTTGGCGTGGGGGTTGTTTGTGGTGATCAGTGGGGCGAATGCGTGGTTGATCCTGCAATTGGCTGACTGAGGTTTTGTGGTGTGAGGGCTGGCCCCATCGCGAGCAGGCTCACTCCTACAGGATCGGGTTCACAAATCCCTTGTAGGAGTGAGCCTGCTCGCGATGGCGTCAAAACATTCAACAAATATTTCGAACAGACAAAAAAATACCCGGGGCAACGCAAGTCGCCCCGGGTTTTTTGTTGCCGAAAAACGGCGGATGTCGTGGATCCGCCGCCCTCCGTTGAACCCTTTGCTTAAGCCCGTTCCAGTGCCAAAGCCACACCCTGACCGCCGCCGATGCACAGGGTCGCCAGACCCTTTTTCGCATCACGCTTGATCATTTCATGCAGCAGCGTCACCAATACACGGCAACCCGACGCACCGATCGGGTGACCCAGTGCGATGGCGCCACCGTTGACGTTGACCTTGTCCAGATCCCATTGCAGATCCTTGGCCACCGCCAGCGATTGCGCGGCGAAAGCTTCGTTGGCTTCGATCAGGTCGAGTTGCTCGATGTTCCAGCCAGCCTTGTCGAGGCAACGGCGGGTCGCCGATACCGGGCCGATGCCCATGATCGCCGGGTCAACGCCCGCGTTGGCGTAAGCAGCGATTTTCGCCAGCACCGGCAAACCGAGGGCTTTGGCTTTTTCCGCGCTCATCAGAATCACGGCGGCGGCGCCGTCGTTCAGCGACGAAGCATTACCGGCGGTGACGCTGCCGTCCTTTTTGAACGCCGGGCGCAGTTTCGCCAGCGATTCGGCGCTGGTGTCACCGCGCGGTTGCTCGTCGACCTTGAACGCAACCGGATCGCCCTTGCGCTGCGGAATCAGGATCGGGGTGATTTCATCGACAAAGCGACCGGCCTCGATGGCGGCGGCGGCTTTCTGCTGCGAGGCGGCAGCGAAGGCGTCCTGCTGCTCGCGGCTGATCTCGTACTTGTCGGCGAGGTTCTCGGCGGTGATGCCCATGTGGTAGTCGTTGAATGCATCCCACAGACCATCGCTGATCATGGTGTCGACGATTTGCGCGTGGCCCATGCGCAAACCGGTGCGGGCGCCCGGCATCACATAGTTGGACAGGCTCATGTTTTCCTGGCCGCCGGCGATGATCACGTCGGCATCGCCGCAGCGGATCGCTTGCGCGCCCAGGTGCAGAGCCTTGAGACCCGAACCGCAGACCTTGTTCAGGGTCATCGCCGGTACCGCGTGGGGCAGGCCAGCCTTGATCGCCGACTGACGCGCCGGGTTCTGACCGGCGCCGGCGGTCAACACCTGGCCCATGATCACTTCATCGACCTGCGCCCCGTCCAGACCGGTCTGCTCAAGCAACTGGCGGATCACCGCCGCGCCCAGATCCACCGCGGAAACGCTGGCCAGGGATCCCTGGAAACTGCCGATCGCGGTACGCGTGGCGGCAACAATTACGACGTCTTGCATTTTCGAATTCCTCACTCGGCAGCGAACTGCATTTCCGGTACGTGATCCGGGACGATCAGTTTACCAGCGGTTTTGGCGACGATTTCCTCGACGCTGACGCCAGGTGCGCGTTCCTTGAGGACAAAAGCGCCATTTTCGATTTCCAGATAGGCGAGGTCGGTCAACACGCGTTTGATGCAACCGGCGCCAGTCAGCGGCAGACTGCATTTGGCCAACAGTTTCGACTCACCGTCCTTGGAGGCGTGGGTCATGATGACGATGATGTTGTCCGCGCCGGCCACCAGATCCATCGCGCCGCCCATGCCCTTGACCAGTTTGCCGGGGATCATCCACGAGGCGATGTTGCCTTCGACGTCGACTTCGAACGCGCCGAGCACGGTCAGGTCGACATGGCCACCGCGGATCATCGCAAAGGATTCGGCGGAGTTGAAAATTGACGCGCCGATGCGTGCGGTCACGGTCTGTTTGCCGGCGTTGATCATGTCGGCATCGATGGTGTCTTCAGTCGGAAACGGACCCATGCCGAGCAGGCCGTTTTCCGATTGCAGCATGACTTCCATGCCTTCGGGAATGTAGTTGGCGACCAGGGTCGGAATGCCGATGCCGAGGTTCACGTAGTAGCCGTCCTGCATTTCGCGGGCGACGCGCTGAGCCATTTGTTCGCGGGAAAGTGCCATGTTTTTATTCTCCGTCAGCCTGAATTATTTGCGGATGGTGCGCTGTTCGATGCGTTTTTCGAACGTGCCGCAAATGACCCGATCGACGTAGATGCCCGGGGTGTGAATGTGCGCCGGGTCGAGTTCGCCGGGTTCGACGATTTCTTCGACTTCAACCACGGTGATCTTGCCGGCGGTGGCGGCCAGCGGATTGAAGTTCTGCGCGGTGTGGCGGTAAACGACGTTGCCGAAGTGGTCGGCTTTCCAGCCTTTGACGATGGCGAAGTCGCCAGTGATGGATTCTTCCATCAGGTACTTGCGACCCTTGAATTCACGTACTTCCTTGCCCTCGGCAACCGGGGTGCCGACGCCGGTGGCGGTGAAGAAGGCGGGGATGCCGGCGCCGCCCGCGCGCATTTTCTCGGCGAGGGTGCCTTGCGGGGTCAGGATGACTTCGATTTCGCCTTTGAGCAGTTGCTCTTCGAACAGCTTGTTTTCGCCGACGTAGGAGGCGATGACTTTGCTGATCTGGCGATCGGTGAGCAGCACGCCGAGGCCAAAGCCGTCGACGCCGCAGTTGTTGGACACGACAGTGAGGTCGCGGGTGCCTTTGCGCTTGATCTCGGCGATCAGGTTTTCCGGAATGCCGCACAGACCGAAGCCGCCGGCGATGACGGTCATGCCGTCCTCAAGCCCGGCCAGGGCTTCCTCATAGGAACTCACGCGCTTGTCGAAACCTGCCATATGCACCTCTTTTATTATTTGCGGGCGGCTGGCTAGCCGAATGGTTGGAGTGTCTCGCTGGCGGATATATTTGTTAAGTTGATTTTTAAGGTTAATTGATAGATAAAACTCAATAGTCGCGTTATGGCGTGCTGCTTTGATCGTTCCCCACGCTCGGCGTGGGAATGCCTCTAGGGACGCTCCGCGTCCAGTGATGCGGAGCGTCACGGGCTGCATTCCCACGCAGGAGCGTGGGAACGATCATAATCAACATCAAAAGATCGCAGCCTGCGGCAGCTCCTACATGGCCCACAGGTATGTCCTGAGGTTTGAGTATATGACCATCAAACAGATCCGCGCCTTTCTCGCCGTCGCGCATAGCCTGAGTTTCGCCGTGGCCTGCGAGCGGTTGCACCTGTCGCAATCGGCCTTGAGCCTGACCATCAAGGCGCTGGAGGAAGGTTTGGGCGGGCGCCTGTTCAGCCGCAACA
This window encodes:
- a CDS encoding CsgG/HfaB family protein translates to MKRIIALGLLLATLQGCSLREPISAEQDTETPTLTPRASTYYDLLKMPRPKGRLMAVVYGFRDQTGQYKPTPASSFSTSVTQGAASMLMDAMQASGWFVVLEREGLQNLLTERKIIRASQKKPNTPVNIQGELPPLQAANMMLEGGIIAYDTNVRSGGEGARYLGIDLSREYRVDQVTVNLRAVDVRSGQVLANVMTSKTIYSVARSAGIFKFIEFKKLLEAEVGYTTNEPAQLCVLSAIEAAVGHMVAQGIERHLWQVAGDASTPGQDDVLNRYLTQNKIDPEAE
- a CDS encoding alpha/beta hydrolase; translation: MLKVFALLTLLASTAVQAQTTLQSDLPLKYLEQVHPDAEPRPLVIFLHGYGSNEADLIGMKFQLPAQYNYLSVQAPLSLGEDRYQWFRKKGEGAYNGETDDLQASGQKLRDFIAQAAKKYHAAPDKVYLIGFSQGAMMTYEVGLRAPVAVGGIAALSGRVLPVLKNELKAERQPLPLHIFIGHGTADDRVPYHDGTAANDLLQKLDYKPEFHAYPGIGHSISAAELRDLNGWLQQLNP
- a CDS encoding chalcone isomerase family protein produces the protein MNRTPKVLRGCCGIGLWALLLTPTWANWQDAVPGAQIIGSGDFSVFGFDVYNARLWSAARPLAEGQPFALELIYRRSISREDLVNASVDEIKRLAGANVSPAQLAGWQIQMQQSFIDVQAGTRITGVYLPGQGARFFVGQQLQHEIDDPLFARAFFSIWLDPRTRSPELREQLLGVNR
- a CDS encoding Nramp family divalent metal transporter; translation: MKFSLPKIATAPFCPPEVAGSVAVDPSAPFFKRVLRFAGPGLLVSIGYMDPGNWATAIEAGSRFGYSLLFVVLLASLAGMVVQCLCSRLGIATGRDLAQLSRERYSTPVARLQWVLAEISIIATDLAEVLGCALAFHLLLGCSLTFGIALTAFDTLLVLALQNRGFRRLEAIMLVLVATIGVCFFVELMLIKPYWPDVFQGFKPSLSAISDAAPLYLAIGILGATVMPHNLYLHTSIVQTRMIGKDLASKQDAVKLARIDTIGSLALALLVNAAILILAAAAFHQSGHTEVVDIQDAYHLLDPLVGGALASVLFGVALLASGQSSTFTGTIAGQVIMEGYLNLRIPCWQRRLITRGLALIPAFIGVWLMGDNAVGKLLVLSQVVLSLQLPFALYPLIRMTNDQQLMGPFVNRLPTRVLAWGLFVVISGANAWLILQLAD
- a CDS encoding acetyl-CoA C-acetyltransferase — its product is MQDVVIVAATRTAIGSFQGSLASVSAVDLGAAVIRQLLEQTGLDGAQVDEVIMGQVLTAGAGQNPARQSAIKAGLPHAVPAMTLNKVCGSGLKALHLGAQAIRCGDADVIIAGGQENMSLSNYVMPGARTGLRMGHAQIVDTMISDGLWDAFNDYHMGITAENLADKYEISREQQDAFAAASQQKAAAAIEAGRFVDEITPILIPQRKGDPVAFKVDEQPRGDTSAESLAKLRPAFKKDGSVTAGNASSLNDGAAAVILMSAEKAKALGLPVLAKIAAYANAGVDPAIMGIGPVSATRRCLDKAGWNIEQLDLIEANEAFAAQSLAVAKDLQWDLDKVNVNGGAIALGHPIGASGCRVLVTLLHEMIKRDAKKGLATLCIGGGQGVALALERA
- a CDS encoding CoA transferase subunit B, which produces MALSREQMAQRVAREMQDGYYVNLGIGIPTLVANYIPEGMEVMLQSENGLLGMGPFPTEDTIDADMINAGKQTVTARIGASIFNSAESFAMIRGGHVDLTVLGAFEVDVEGNIASWMIPGKLVKGMGGAMDLVAGADNIIVIMTHASKDGESKLLAKCSLPLTGAGCIKRVLTDLAYLEIENGAFVLKERAPGVSVEEIVAKTAGKLIVPDHVPEMQFAAE
- a CDS encoding CoA transferase subunit A gives rise to the protein MAGFDKRVSSYEEALAGLEDGMTVIAGGFGLCGIPENLIAEIKRKGTRDLTVVSNNCGVDGFGLGVLLTDRQISKVIASYVGENKLFEEQLLKGEIEVILTPQGTLAEKMRAGGAGIPAFFTATGVGTPVAEGKEVREFKGRKYLMEESITGDFAIVKGWKADHFGNVVYRHTAQNFNPLAATAGKITVVEVEEIVEPGELDPAHIHTPGIYVDRVICGTFEKRIEQRTIRK